TCCTTTGTCGCCGTATACTTCCAGACGCGGCCGCCGACGCAGCGCAAGACCTTCGGCTACCAGCGGGCTGGCGTCCTGGCGGCTTTTCTGAATGCCGCGACGCTCCTTCTCATTTCGCTGTGGATCGGCGTCGAAGCCGTCCATCGGCTGAGCGCTCCTGTCGTTGTCCAGCCGCGCCTGATGATGTGGGTAGCCGCGGCGGGCGTGCTGATGAACGGCGTCATCGCCTGCCTCCTTTGGGGCGTGGCGCGCGATGTAAACATGCGCAGCGCCTTCATTCACATGGCCGGAGACACGCTCTCGACCGCCGCTGTTATTGCCGGAGGCGCGGGCATCCTGCTCACCGGCCAGAACTGGATCGACCCCGTACTGTCCATCGTCATCGCCGCGCTGATCCTCTGGAGTTCGATCGACATCGTCCGGGAAACGCTGAATATTCTGCTCGAAGGCACTCCACGCGGCCTCTCACTCAGCCAGATTCGCGCCGGAATGGAAGCGGTCGAGGGCGTCCTCAACGTCCACGATCTTCATGTCTGGAGCCTCGGTTCGCAGAGCCATGCACTGGCCTGCCACGTCACCATCGACGATATTCCGCCGTCGGAGAGCAACTGCATCCTGCTCAAAATCAATGCCTTGGCAAAAGAGAAATTCCATATTCACCACACGACCGTCCAGTTTGAACACGCCAACTGCGAAGTCGTCGACGGTTGCGTGGTGCCGATCAGCGAGATGGCGGCCGCGAGCGGCCATGACCATCATGGCCATTCGCACAGTCACGCAGGCCATTCGCACTAAACTCCTGCGTAGAAACGAATCACGCCGGGCGGCATGCTACTCTGACCTCCAGATCTGGAGGTTGATGTCTTGCCAAGGAAGTTCTTTCTTTCCCTGCTTTTGTCGTCTTTCACTGCATCTCTGACCTTTTGCTTCTCGGGCGCAGCCCAGAATTCCTCAACGCAGACATCCCTCACGCTGACCGCCGATCAGCTTGAACAGGTTTCGGGCGAATATACTTACACCCCCGATCCGGATACCCCGTTGAGCTTCTATGCGAAAGACGGCAAGCTCTATATCGAGAGCGAACGGCTCGTGCCAACGGCGCTCTTGGCGCGTTCGCCAACGGAGTTCAGCCTGCCCCGGTCTCACGTCAGCTACCGCTTCAATCCGTCGGAAAAGGAAGTTGCAATCAACACCGACACGGTCCTGCGCCGCACCGGCGAGGCTGTCCATCATGTGTTTCACTCCTACGAGCGGCGGGAAGAGATGATTCCCATGCGCGACGGCGTTAAGCTCCACGCGGTGATTCTGACTCCGACGGATATCTCCGGCCCTTTGCCGATTCTGATGGAGCGCACTCCGTACGGCGTCGATGAGCTCTCGGAGCGAAGCTTTTTTGAGGGACGGCCTAATCTCGCCCGCGCCGGATATATTCTCGTCGCCGAAGACATTCGCGGCCGCTTCAAATCCGAAGGCGAATTCGTAATGATGCGGCCGCTCGCCGATCACAAGAACCGCAAAGCCGTCGACGAAAGCACGGACGCGTATGACACAGTCGGCTGGCTGCTCAAGAACCTGCCCAACAACAACGGTCGCGTCGGAGTTATCGGCACAAGCTACCCGGGATTTCTGGCCATGATGGCGGGGATCGATCCGAATCCTGCGATCAAGGCGATCTCGCCGCAGGCGCCGATGATCGACACATGGATGGGCGACGACTTCTTCCACAACGGAGCATTCCGTCAGACATACGGCTACGACTACGCAGTCGGCCTCGAATCCAGCAAGGAATTGACCGAGGTTGACTACGGCAAGGACGCTGACGGCAAACCCCGCGACGGCTATGACTTTTTCCTCGAACGGGGCTCGTTTGCGGCGGATGTAAAGCAATCCGGTGTAAAGAAGGATCTGCCAACCTGGCAAGCCTTCGAGAAGCATCCCACGTATGACAGCTTCTGGCGCTCCCGCGCCGTGGAATACCACATGGACAAAGTCGCCGTGCCCACGCTGACCGTTGGCGGATACTACGACCAGGAAGATATGTGGGGGCCGCAGAAGGAATACGCCAGCCTCGAACCGCACGACACAGACCACCAAAACTTCCTCGTCCTCGGCCCTTGGCGGCACGGCTCCTGGTCGTCCTCTTCGCGACACCTCGGCGCACTGCAATACGGCGAGTCCATCGGCAACGAATACCGCGCGCAGATCGAGGCGAAGTTCTTTGCAAAGTACCTGAAAGACGAGCCGGGATTTGACATCGAAGACACAGCCAGCTTTCAGACCGGCTCAAACACCTGGAAGCGCTATGCCCACTTCCCTCCCGCCGAAGCGAAAAGCACCGCATTTTCGCTCTGCGGAACGGGCGAAATCGCCGCCGGATCAACCTGCGCTCCCGGAAAGATGAGCTACGTTTCCGACCCGGCAAACCCGGTTCCCTATCGCCATCGCCCCATCCAGCCCACCTACAGCGAAGGCTCGAAATGGGGCACGTGGATGGTCGAAGACCAGCGCCTCGCAACAGACCGCAAGGACGTCGCCGTCTGGAAGCTGCCGGTTCTTGACCACGACCTGACCATCACCGGCGAAGTCATCGCCGATATCTTCGCTTCCACCACCGGCAGCGACGGAGACTTCGTCGCCAAGCTCATCGACCAGTACCCGAACGACGATCCCGACCCGGCAATGCGCGGCTTCCAGCTCATGACCAACATGGAGATCTTCCGCGGCCGCTACGGCAAGAGCTTCGAAAAACCAGAAGCCCTCAAACCCGGCGAGGTCAACGAATTCAAGTGGAGCCTGCACGACGTAGACCACGTCTTCAGGAAAGGCCATACCGTGTTGGTCGAGATTCAGAGCACGTGGTTCCCACTCTACGACCGCAACCCGCAAACCTTCGTCCCCAACATCATGCTAGCCAAACCAGAAGACTACAAACCCGCCACAATCACGATCTTCACCGACGAAAAGCACGACTCGAAGTTGATTCTGCCCGTCGTTCATTAACGAAGCAGTTGTCATCCTGAGCACAGCGAAGGATCTGCTTCTCAAAAGGGGGCGGATCCGCCGCCACCCCAGCCTCGGGTTTAGAGGCGTCTCAACCACCTGGGTTTTCCCAAAGCTCGATGGCCTCCCTTGAGAGCGAGAGCCGCGATTTCGTTGCATTCCTTCGAGCGGAAAGGAAGGCTTGAGCGTCCATTGGATAAATTCCCACGCACATGCCCTGTGTTTGTAGTTCTGCGGAATGATGCCTTGGTAGTTCGATTCTTTGGCTTTCTGGTCTCGCTTTTCGGGCCGCCCGGCAAAGGCCGGATTTTTCAGGAAAGTGAGCTTTTCATGAAAAACATCTGTAAGATGCCGCTTCTTTCCCTTAGCCTTTGCCTCTCGACGCTTGCAGGGGCACAAGCCGGTGTAAAGTTGCTTGTAAAAACCGACATGGACTGCAACTGGAAGCTCGATGGGCGACCCATGGACCCGCTCAAGACCGTCAACTCCAAGGTCGTTCCAGTCTCACCGGGCGAACATCTCATCCAGGCCGCTACCGCCGATGGTGTGACCAAAATTCGCATCAAAGCGGAGGTCGATCAGG
This portion of the Acidicapsa acidisoli genome encodes:
- a CDS encoding CocE/NonD family hydrolase, translating into MPRKFFLSLLLSSFTASLTFCFSGAAQNSSTQTSLTLTADQLEQVSGEYTYTPDPDTPLSFYAKDGKLYIESERLVPTALLARSPTEFSLPRSHVSYRFNPSEKEVAINTDTVLRRTGEAVHHVFHSYERREEMIPMRDGVKLHAVILTPTDISGPLPILMERTPYGVDELSERSFFEGRPNLARAGYILVAEDIRGRFKSEGEFVMMRPLADHKNRKAVDESTDAYDTVGWLLKNLPNNNGRVGVIGTSYPGFLAMMAGIDPNPAIKAISPQAPMIDTWMGDDFFHNGAFRQTYGYDYAVGLESSKELTEVDYGKDADGKPRDGYDFFLERGSFAADVKQSGVKKDLPTWQAFEKHPTYDSFWRSRAVEYHMDKVAVPTLTVGGYYDQEDMWGPQKEYASLEPHDTDHQNFLVLGPWRHGSWSSSSRHLGALQYGESIGNEYRAQIEAKFFAKYLKDEPGFDIEDTASFQTGSNTWKRYAHFPPAEAKSTAFSLCGTGEIAAGSTCAPGKMSYVSDPANPVPYRHRPIQPTYSEGSKWGTWMVEDQRLATDRKDVAVWKLPVLDHDLTITGEVIADIFASTTGSDGDFVAKLIDQYPNDDPDPAMRGFQLMTNMEIFRGRYGKSFEKPEALKPGEVNEFKWSLHDVDHVFRKGHTVLVEIQSTWFPLYDRNPQTFVPNIMLAKPEDYKPATITIFTDEKHDSKLILPVVH
- a CDS encoding cation diffusion facilitator family transporter, whose amino-acid sequence is MHVHAAPAGQGPGEKRTSRVLWISMLATLVYVALTLAAGLRAHSLALLSEAGHNMSDFLALALSFVAVYFQTRPPTQRKTFGYQRAGVLAAFLNAATLLLISLWIGVEAVHRLSAPVVVQPRLMMWVAAAGVLMNGVIACLLWGVARDVNMRSAFIHMAGDTLSTAAVIAGGAGILLTGQNWIDPVLSIVIAALILWSSIDIVRETLNILLEGTPRGLSLSQIRAGMEAVEGVLNVHDLHVWSLGSQSHALACHVTIDDIPPSESNCILLKINALAKEKFHIHHTTVQFEHANCEVVDGCVVPISEMAAASGHDHHGHSHSHAGHSH